One window of Medicago truncatula cultivar Jemalong A17 chromosome 2, MtrunA17r5.0-ANR, whole genome shotgun sequence genomic DNA carries:
- the LOC25481001 gene encoding nuclear transcription factor Y subunit B-1, whose product MVDNFGGSSSNDNGGIKEQDRLLPIANVGRIMKQILPQNAKVSKEAKETMQECVSEFISFVTSEASEKCRKERRKTVNGDDICWALATLGFDDYAEPMRRYLHRYRELEVDKINTNNQEIRGGNSPQEINEIYRGSSVLRGPPTTRPSGGQGPLLLVGKRTTSTHIASNPYSDLDAFSHNPTYGIFTLLAFQPSAMTNYVNQRLLSYY is encoded by the exons ATGGTTGATAACTTTGGAGGTAGTTCGTCTAATGACAATGGCGGTATCAAGGAACAAGACAGGTTGCTTCCAATAGCCAATGTTGGTCGGATAATGAAGCAGATTTTGCCTCAGAATGCGAAAGTATCGAAGGAAGCAAAGGAAACAATGCAAGAATGTGTGTCCGAGTTCATAAGCTTCGTGACGAGTGAAGCATCGGAGAAATGCAGGAAGGAAAGGAGAAAGACTGTAAATGGTGATGATATTTGTTGGGCTTTAGCAACACTTGGTTTTGATGATTATGCTGAGCCAATGAGAAGGTACTTGCATAGGTATAGAGAGTTAGaagttgataaaattaatactaaTAATCAAGAAATTAGAGGTGGAAATAGTCCTCAAGAGATAAATGAAATTTATAGAG GCTCATCCGTCTTACGAGGTCCACCAACGACACGTCCCTCTGGGGGCCAAGGCCCTCTACTACTGGTCGGCAAGCGAACGACGAGCACACACATCGCTTCTAACCCGTATTCTGACTTAGATGCGTTCAGTCATAATCCAACGTACGGTATTTTCACGCTACTGGCTTTTCAACCAAGCGCGATGACCAATTATGTGAATCAACGGTTGCTCTCGTACTACTAA